One window of Hymenobacter sp. BRD128 genomic DNA carries:
- a CDS encoding DUF305 domain-containing protein, whose amino-acid sequence MQQNMPHNHYPKFFLMLGVSFLTMYVVMYLNTYEWDHVYFSLMRFYMTCLMILPMGLIMMAFMSSMYPRRELNLIIAGAVTLLFVVIFFIMRTQTFVNDTRWMEAMIPHHSIAILTSERANIQDPEVRKLADSIISAQKREIGEMKQLIKRLKK is encoded by the coding sequence ATGCAACAGAATATGCCGCACAACCACTACCCCAAGTTCTTTCTGATGCTTGGCGTATCGTTCCTCACTATGTATGTGGTGATGTACCTTAACACTTACGAGTGGGACCATGTGTATTTCAGCCTGATGCGCTTCTACATGACGTGCCTCATGATTTTACCGATGGGCCTGATAATGATGGCATTTATGTCTTCAATGTATCCCCGGCGCGAACTCAATCTGATTATTGCCGGCGCGGTCACACTGCTGTTCGTGGTGATATTTTTTATTATGCGCACCCAAACTTTCGTGAATGATACGCGGTGGATGGAAGCCATGATTCCGCACCACTCCATTGCCATTCTCACCAGCGAGCGCGCTAATATCCAAGACCCTGAAGTACGTAAGCTAGCCGACAGCATTATTAGCGCTCAAAAACGCGAAATCGGCGAAATGAAGCAACTGATAAAACGACTGAAGAAATGA
- a CDS encoding AMP-binding protein encodes MPSPNLPTSLLLNGREFTYDSIQQTPNPHTSLNGYEAKVLELLRQWLTGAQEFGLRTSGSTGQPQLITLKRRQLAASAARTGDYFDLGPGDRALVCLNCDFIGGKMMLVRGLERHMRLTVVEPHADPFDFVPADAEFDFAAFVPLQMRAVLAAGRASRLNKMRAILVGGAPVEPSLLREIQKLKVPVYLTYGMTETASHMALRRLNGPPASPYYHVLPGLHLGQDERGCLTVRGDVTDDKLIVTNDRIELIDKHTFDWLGRVDFVINSGGVKVQAEKVELVLDVALAELGQTRRTFVAGRPDERLGQAVTAYVEGEPLASPLEKRLLGLLTARLGKYELPKAVVYVPAFKATASGKLDRAATLRGADAPRR; translated from the coding sequence ATGCCCAGCCCCAACCTCCCTACCTCGCTCCTGCTCAACGGCCGCGAGTTCACCTACGACAGTATTCAGCAGACGCCCAACCCGCACACCAGCCTCAATGGCTACGAGGCCAAGGTGCTGGAGCTGCTGCGCCAGTGGCTCACGGGTGCCCAGGAGTTTGGGTTGCGCACCTCGGGCAGCACCGGGCAGCCGCAACTTATCACCCTGAAGCGGCGGCAGCTGGCCGCCTCAGCCGCGCGCACCGGCGACTACTTCGACCTGGGCCCCGGCGACCGGGCGCTGGTGTGCCTGAACTGCGATTTTATCGGCGGCAAGATGATGCTGGTGCGCGGCCTGGAGCGCCACATGCGCCTGACCGTGGTAGAGCCCCACGCCGACCCGTTCGACTTCGTGCCGGCCGACGCGGAGTTTGATTTTGCGGCTTTCGTGCCCCTGCAAATGCGGGCCGTGCTGGCCGCCGGGCGGGCTAGCCGGCTCAATAAAATGCGGGCCATCTTGGTGGGCGGCGCGCCGGTAGAACCCAGCTTGCTGCGCGAGATTCAGAAGCTGAAAGTACCGGTTTACCTGACCTACGGCATGACCGAAACGGCCTCGCACATGGCTTTGCGCCGCCTCAACGGCCCGCCGGCCAGCCCCTACTACCACGTGCTGCCGGGCCTGCACCTGGGCCAGGACGAGCGCGGCTGCCTCACGGTGCGCGGCGACGTGACCGATGATAAACTCATCGTCACCAACGACCGCATCGAGCTCATCGACAAGCACACTTTCGACTGGCTGGGCCGGGTCGATTTTGTGATAAACTCGGGCGGCGTGAAGGTGCAGGCCGAGAAGGTGGAGCTGGTGCTCGACGTGGCCCTGGCCGAGCTGGGGCAGACGCGCCGCACCTTTGTGGCCGGCCGGCCCGACGAGCGTCTCGGCCAGGCCGTGACGGCCTACGTGGAGGGCGAGCCCCTGGCGAGCCCCCTCGAAAAGCGCCTGCTGGGCCTGCTCACCGCCCGCCTCGGCAAGTACGAGCTGCCCAAGGCCGTGGTGTACGTGCCCGCTTTCAAGGCCACGGCCTCGGGCAAGCTCGACCGGGCGGCCACGCTGCGCGGGGCGGATGCACCACGCCGCTAA
- the menB gene encoding 1,4-dihydroxy-2-naphthoyl-CoA synthase codes for MTESIAWTPIKEFQEILFSQHGGIAKISINRPQVHNAFTPLTVQEMIEAMDICRNRTDIGVIILTGEGGKAFCSGGDQSVRGHGGYVGADTVPRLNVLDLQKMIRSIPKPVIAMVAGWAIGGGHVLHVVCDLTVAADNARFGQTGPKVGSFDGGFGASYLARIVGQKKAREIWFLCDQYDAQEALDMGLVNKVVPLAQLEETTVAWCHKILQKSPLALRMLKSSFNAELDGQAGIQELAGNATLLYYLSEEAKEGKNAFLEKRQPDFSKFPKFP; via the coding sequence ATGACTGAATCCATCGCGTGGACCCCGATTAAGGAGTTCCAAGAAATTCTTTTCTCCCAGCACGGGGGTATTGCCAAAATCAGCATCAACCGGCCGCAGGTGCACAACGCCTTCACGCCGCTTACGGTGCAGGAAATGATTGAGGCCATGGACATTTGCCGCAACCGCACCGACATCGGCGTCATCATTCTTACCGGCGAGGGTGGCAAGGCCTTCTGCTCGGGCGGCGACCAGAGTGTGCGCGGCCACGGCGGCTACGTGGGGGCCGACACGGTGCCCCGCCTCAACGTGCTCGATTTGCAGAAGATGATTCGCAGCATCCCGAAGCCCGTAATTGCGATGGTTGCCGGCTGGGCCATCGGCGGCGGCCACGTGCTGCACGTGGTGTGCGACTTGACCGTGGCGGCCGACAACGCCCGCTTTGGCCAGACCGGCCCCAAGGTGGGCTCGTTCGACGGTGGTTTTGGGGCTAGCTACCTGGCGCGCATCGTGGGCCAGAAAAAAGCCCGCGAAATCTGGTTTCTCTGCGACCAGTACGACGCCCAGGAAGCCCTCGATATGGGCCTCGTTAACAAAGTAGTACCGCTAGCCCAGCTCGAAGAAACTACCGTGGCCTGGTGCCACAAGATTCTGCAAAAGAGCCCCCTAGCCCTGCGCATGCTAAAATCGTCGTTCAACGCCGAGCTCGATGGCCAGGCTGGTATTCAGGAGCTCGCCGGTAATGCCACGCTGCTGTATTACCTGAGCGAGGAAGCTAAAGAAGGCAAAAATGCCTTCCTGGAAAAGCGGCAGCCTGACTTCTCGAAGTTTCCAAAATTTCCGTAG
- a CDS encoding TlpA disulfide reductase family protein, which translates to MLPLLPALALSTTLHLLAAPAPAPPVTRFGGHLEHAPAGDTVRLFVGERRVKAPLGPGGDFQFEFKDLPGTTPVHFTYAGQSTRLYLMPGDQLRMTLDFKDFDKSLVYSGQGSDVNNYLAQSQRKFEYSPPGDDLRPLDRLKQNPRMTPAEMRRNADAFRQRRRAFLAEYAKAHPLPAAFRRDAEFGIDLAWGTQLLDYLGFSRAQNTAESGPNQPVNPAYFSFVPQLPLRELGQHMRGLDENTAVAQFLYAYQDRLVPSGKLSTDPAEGPRLYKLATQELGEGKILNMAMQMLMGWKIDADVAGAQVFYRTFKQHNADSTLARDLRLSMAKKQNLSPGKLAPAFTLRDTTGKAVSLSDFKGKVVYLDFWGTWCGPCMQEMTESAPALKKQFEGREVVFLYVSMGDPEDRWKQTLLDKQFTSANSVHLREPRESRQVATDYQVNVYPTYWLIGRDGRIVDTHAPRPSDGPKTVAAIEAALKN; encoded by the coding sequence ATGCTGCCCCTCCTGCCTGCCCTCGCGCTGAGCACCACGCTCCACCTGCTGGCGGCGCCGGCGCCCGCCCCGCCCGTCACCCGCTTCGGCGGGCACCTTGAGCACGCGCCGGCTGGCGACACGGTGCGCCTGTTTGTGGGCGAGCGGCGCGTGAAAGCCCCGCTCGGCCCTGGCGGCGACTTCCAGTTTGAGTTTAAGGACCTGCCAGGCACTACGCCGGTGCATTTTACCTACGCCGGCCAAAGCACGCGCCTCTACCTCATGCCCGGCGACCAGCTGCGGATGACGCTCGATTTCAAAGACTTCGATAAGAGCCTGGTGTATAGTGGGCAAGGCTCCGACGTGAACAACTACCTGGCGCAGTCGCAGAGGAAATTTGAGTACAGCCCGCCCGGCGACGACCTGCGGCCGCTGGACCGGCTGAAGCAAAATCCCCGCATGACGCCCGCCGAAATGCGCCGCAATGCCGACGCGTTTCGGCAGCGCCGGCGGGCCTTCCTGGCCGAATATGCCAAGGCGCACCCGCTGCCGGCCGCCTTCCGCCGCGATGCCGAGTTTGGCATCGACCTGGCCTGGGGCACGCAGCTGCTCGACTACCTGGGGTTCAGCCGGGCCCAGAATACGGCGGAGTCGGGGCCCAATCAGCCCGTGAACCCGGCGTATTTCAGCTTTGTGCCGCAGCTGCCGCTGCGCGAGCTGGGCCAGCACATGCGCGGCCTCGATGAAAACACGGCTGTGGCGCAGTTTCTCTACGCCTACCAAGACCGCCTGGTGCCCAGCGGCAAGCTCAGCACCGACCCCGCCGAAGGCCCGCGCCTCTACAAGCTGGCCACCCAGGAGCTGGGCGAGGGCAAAATTCTCAACATGGCCATGCAAATGCTAATGGGCTGGAAGATAGACGCCGACGTAGCTGGTGCCCAGGTATTCTACCGCACATTTAAGCAGCACAATGCCGACTCGACCCTGGCCCGCGACCTGCGCCTGAGCATGGCCAAAAAGCAAAACCTGAGTCCTGGCAAACTTGCCCCCGCCTTCACGCTGCGCGATACCACGGGCAAAGCCGTATCGCTCAGCGATTTTAAGGGCAAAGTGGTGTACCTCGACTTCTGGGGTACCTGGTGCGGCCCCTGCATGCAGGAAATGACTGAGTCGGCCCCCGCGCTGAAAAAGCAGTTTGAGGGCCGCGAAGTGGTGTTTCTCTACGTGTCGATGGGCGACCCCGAGGACCGCTGGAAGCAAACGCTGCTTGACAAGCAATTTACCAGCGCCAACAGCGTGCACCTGCGCGAGCCACGCGAATCGCGGCAGGTAGCTACTGATTACCAAGTAAATGTCTACCCGACTTACTGGCTTATCGGCCGCGATGGCCGCATCGTTGATACGCACGCCCCGCGTCCTTCCGACGGCCCCAAAACCGTGGCCGCCATCGAGGCCGCGCTCAAAAACTAG
- a CDS encoding DUF3459 domain-containing protein gives MHAPFAVFTQTMANGVPLIYSGQEEPVLRPLKFFDKDPMTFGKYERAKFYQTLLALRKRNPALAADASFRKVSVGDDRAVYAYVREKAGKKVLVILNLSNKEQTISVKEKALQGRPYNLFMYTNELLTTKPWKVEPWGYVVYEYGR, from the coding sequence GTGCACGCGCCCTTTGCCGTATTTACCCAAACGATGGCCAACGGCGTGCCGCTCATCTACAGCGGGCAGGAGGAGCCGGTGCTGCGCCCGCTCAAATTCTTCGACAAGGACCCGATGACCTTTGGTAAGTACGAGCGGGCCAAATTTTACCAGACGCTGCTAGCCCTGCGCAAGCGCAACCCGGCCCTGGCGGCCGATGCGTCCTTTCGCAAGGTGAGCGTGGGCGACGACCGCGCGGTGTACGCCTACGTGCGCGAAAAAGCCGGCAAGAAGGTGCTGGTTATTCTGAATCTGTCGAATAAGGAGCAGACTATCAGCGTCAAGGAAAAAGCCTTGCAGGGCCGGCCGTACAACCTGTTTATGTACACCAACGAGCTACTGACTACTAAGCCGTGGAAAGTGGAGCCGTGGGGCTACGTGGTGTATGAGTATGGGCGGTAA
- a CDS encoding DUF1877 family protein has translation MALDLTLCLVPKQIEALFSKALLSKPYAEWMEFIPGLLRGKDFADIQDNGLAELTKDVEALSHFFHFTEDYYFYDVNRSFSTVDYLFNEYIKANSLPIQPDILWEGGNAFSTIVATQGMPIRLYDETQVRAIALLLINLEFADLLKYYEYDKMLEAGVYKLNSLERRESLKDTFYTVKYLFLAAFSEGLLVFKAID, from the coding sequence ATGGCGCTCGACCTTACACTTTGCCTTGTTCCTAAGCAAATTGAGGCACTTTTTTCTAAAGCCTTGCTTAGTAAGCCTTATGCGGAATGGATGGAGTTTATTCCGGGCCTGCTAAGGGGAAAAGATTTCGCCGACATCCAAGATAACGGCCTTGCCGAGCTTACAAAAGATGTGGAGGCGCTTAGCCACTTTTTTCACTTTACCGAAGATTATTACTTCTATGATGTCAACAGGAGTTTCTCCACGGTTGATTATCTATTCAACGAATACATAAAGGCAAATTCTCTGCCTATACAACCCGATATATTATGGGAAGGCGGCAACGCCTTTTCTACTATAGTTGCCACGCAGGGAATGCCTATTAGGCTCTATGACGAAACGCAAGTGCGCGCTATAGCGCTCTTGCTGATTAACCTTGAATTCGCTGATTTGCTGAAGTATTATGAGTATGATAAAATGCTGGAAGCAGGAGTTTACAAATTGAATTCCCTCGAAAGACGAGAGTCGTTAAAAGACACGTTTTACACTGTTAAGTATCTTTTTTTAGCAGCTTTTAGCGAAGGGCTATTGGTATTCAAGGCAATTGATTAA
- a CDS encoding alpha-amylase family glycosyl hydrolase, translating to MSQAFAQPASSTGPSPAPVAHPAWIMQGNIYEVNVRQYTPEGTLTAFAKHLDRLQKMGVETLWFMPLNPISKVARKGSLGSYYAVADYTKLNPEFGTMADWQQMVRAAHARGMKVIIDWVPNHTGADNRWLTQHPNFFVKNKEGQPAVAFDWDDTKQLDYKNPEMQDSMIAAMRYWVKTSDIDGFRCDVAWNVPASFWRRAIPTLRQSKSLFMLAEGDSAYLPRSGFDAVYPWHMFHAMEKVAAGQRPATALDSVYRG from the coding sequence TTGTCCCAGGCTTTTGCGCAGCCCGCGTCTTCTACGGGCCCCAGCCCCGCCCCAGTTGCTCACCCGGCCTGGATAATGCAGGGCAATATCTACGAGGTAAACGTGCGCCAGTACACACCAGAGGGCACGCTCACTGCCTTTGCCAAGCACCTCGACCGGCTGCAAAAGATGGGCGTGGAAACGCTGTGGTTTATGCCCCTCAACCCCATCAGCAAGGTAGCCCGCAAGGGCAGCTTGGGTAGCTACTACGCCGTGGCCGACTACACCAAGCTCAATCCTGAGTTTGGCACCATGGCCGACTGGCAGCAAATGGTGCGGGCCGCCCACGCCAGGGGCATGAAAGTGATTATCGACTGGGTGCCCAACCACACCGGCGCCGACAACCGCTGGCTGACGCAGCACCCCAATTTCTTCGTGAAGAATAAGGAAGGCCAGCCAGCCGTGGCCTTCGACTGGGACGATACCAAGCAGCTCGACTATAAAAACCCCGAAATGCAGGACAGCATGATTGCGGCCATGCGCTACTGGGTGAAAACCAGCGACATCGACGGCTTTCGCTGCGACGTGGCCTGGAACGTGCCGGCTAGCTTCTGGCGGCGCGCCATCCCGACGCTGCGCCAGAGCAAAAGCCTGTTTATGCTGGCCGAGGGCGACAGCGCCTACCTGCCCCGCAGCGGCTTCGACGCGGTATATCCGTGGCACATGTTTCACGCCATGGAGAAGGTAGCCGCTGGCCAGCGCCCCGCCACGGCGCTCGACAGCGTGTACCGGGGCTAG
- the menD gene encoding 2-succinyl-5-enolpyruvyl-6-hydroxy-3-cyclohexene-1-carboxylic-acid synthase: MNSIQAVFNIAEICARHGITDVILSPGSRSAPLTLAFARHPAYRGKLRVVPDERAAAFIGLGIAQATRRPVVLVCTSGTAGLNYAPAVAEAFFQQIPLLVLTADRPPEWIDQLDGQTIRQRNLYGAHAKGTFDFPADTSHTDAKWHGERLLNEAINLTLAGPAGPVHVNVPLREPFYPQAGEEVGYEADVKIIREDHSNTILPPAEILDLRRQLRDAGRVLVVAGQQADSPSLAAALYEFAQARQVAVVADSIANLSEVPAVRHHDVFLAGLAPAQKADLQPDLLITFGQSLISKSLKLFLRDAAPAQHWHLQAAGEAADTFRSLTRIIRVQPAVFFQQLAVYETKDYNRAASSHPAAFLSLREAQKVTADADPTEATDSLPTLDSTLLIAPDSLPPAGSITSEPTAAGFTWQHAETAAANFLSRFFASKDQPFNEFSAFRRALASLPDDTALHLANSMAVRYANILGLPEDQQIDVFANRGTSGIDGCTSTAVGAALAQPARPVVLLTGDVAFFYDRNAFWHNYPAPNLRVVLFNNHGGGIFRLIDGPRQQPELDEFFETHQALTAENLCRDFSLRYLPVSSFDELNAALPVFFAAESGAAVLEIFTDSKTNAAFFEEYRKAVKAAF; this comes from the coding sequence ATGAATTCCATCCAAGCCGTTTTCAACATCGCCGAAATCTGCGCCCGGCACGGGATTACCGACGTTATTCTGTCGCCGGGCTCGCGCTCGGCGCCGCTCACGCTGGCCTTTGCGCGGCACCCGGCCTACCGGGGCAAGCTGCGCGTGGTGCCCGACGAGCGGGCCGCCGCCTTCATCGGGCTCGGCATTGCGCAGGCCACGCGGCGGCCGGTGGTGCTGGTATGCACCAGCGGCACGGCCGGCCTCAACTACGCGCCGGCCGTGGCCGAGGCGTTTTTTCAGCAGATTCCGCTGCTCGTGCTTACCGCTGACCGCCCGCCCGAGTGGATAGACCAGCTTGATGGCCAAACTATCCGGCAGCGTAACTTGTACGGCGCGCACGCCAAAGGCACGTTTGATTTCCCCGCCGACACCTCGCACACCGACGCCAAATGGCACGGTGAGCGCCTCCTCAATGAGGCCATCAACCTGACCCTGGCGGGCCCGGCCGGACCGGTGCACGTGAATGTGCCGCTGCGTGAGCCCTTTTACCCGCAGGCGGGCGAGGAAGTCGGCTACGAAGCGGATGTGAAAATCATTCGTGAAGACCACTCGAATACCATTCTGCCGCCGGCCGAAATCCTGGACCTGCGCCGCCAGCTGCGCGATGCGGGCCGGGTGCTGGTGGTGGCCGGCCAGCAGGCCGACAGCCCTAGCCTGGCGGCCGCGCTCTACGAGTTTGCCCAGGCGCGGCAAGTAGCGGTGGTGGCCGACAGCATTGCCAACCTGAGCGAGGTGCCCGCCGTGCGGCACCACGACGTTTTTCTGGCGGGCCTCGCGCCCGCGCAAAAAGCCGACCTGCAACCTGACCTGCTCATCACCTTCGGCCAGTCGCTGATTTCCAAGAGCCTGAAGCTGTTTTTGCGCGATGCTGCGCCCGCCCAGCACTGGCATCTGCAGGCCGCCGGCGAGGCGGCCGATACTTTCCGCAGCCTCACGCGGATTATTCGGGTGCAGCCGGCCGTGTTTTTTCAGCAGCTGGCGGTGTATGAAACCAAGGATTATAACCGGGCGGCCAGCTCGCATCCGGCCGCTTTTCTCAGCTTGCGCGAGGCTCAAAAAGTCACGGCTGATGCGGACCCCACTGAGGCAACCGACTCGCTGCCCACGCTTGATTCGACGCTCCTTATAGCTCCCGATTCGCTGCCCCCGGCTGGCTCGATTACCAGCGAGCCTACGGCGGCCGGCTTTACCTGGCAGCACGCCGAAACGGCGGCAGCAAATTTTTTAAGTCGATTTTTCGCGTCTAAAGACCAGCCGTTCAACGAGTTTTCGGCCTTCCGCCGGGCGCTGGCTAGCCTGCCCGACGACACGGCGCTGCACCTGGCCAACAGCATGGCCGTGCGCTACGCCAATATTCTGGGCTTGCCCGAAGACCAGCAAATCGACGTGTTTGCCAACCGGGGCACCAGCGGCATCGATGGCTGCACCAGCACGGCCGTGGGCGCGGCGCTCGCCCAGCCCGCGCGGCCGGTGGTGCTGCTCACCGGCGACGTGGCGTTTTTCTACGACCGCAACGCGTTCTGGCACAACTACCCCGCGCCCAACCTCCGGGTGGTGCTTTTTAACAACCACGGCGGCGGCATCTTCCGGCTCATCGACGGGCCGCGCCAGCAGCCCGAGCTCGACGAGTTTTTTGAAACCCACCAGGCCCTCACGGCCGAAAACCTGTGCCGAGATTTTAGCCTGCGCTATTTGCCGGTGTCGTCGTTCGACGAACTCAATGCCGCGCTGCCGGTTTTCTTTGCAGCCGAAAGCGGCGCGGCGGTGCTGGAAATCTTCACCGATTCTAAAACCAACGCGGCCTTTTTTGAAGAATACCGCAAGGCCGTGAAAGCGGCTTTTTAG
- a CDS encoding sensor histidine kinase — protein sequence MNDRRFLLFGIPLLAALELVPRGGYSQPLGWHWLVDYGVALVFTVTLWLGNRALWRRLLRRWPLPAATARRLWCLAAAGVAYTVAASLALAVLLAALQGYHLRPAAELREISLNLVSTFIVLLLYESRHLFEQWEANLRRADQLAQAGTQAQLDALAQQLDPHFLFNSLNTLAALIEPGNEPAQHYVEGLADVYRYVLLSRERPTVPLAEELAFVQTYVALQKVRFRDNVQVHYEVAEAALARRVAPLSVQVLVENALKHNEASRARPLHLRLVADAAGLRVENTWQPRAAGLAPGTGTGLANVRQRYALLGASQPVRVQQAGGIFAVTLPLLPA from the coding sequence ATGAACGACCGGCGCTTTCTGCTCTTTGGTATCCCTTTGCTGGCCGCACTTGAACTGGTGCCCCGCGGCGGCTACAGCCAGCCGCTGGGGTGGCACTGGCTGGTCGACTACGGCGTGGCCTTGGTGTTTACCGTCACGCTTTGGCTCGGCAACCGCGCACTGTGGCGGCGGTTGCTGCGCCGCTGGCCGCTGCCCGCCGCTACGGCACGGCGCCTGTGGTGCCTGGCCGCCGCCGGCGTGGCCTACACCGTGGCGGCCTCGCTGGCGCTGGCCGTGCTGCTGGCCGCGCTGCAAGGCTACCACCTGCGCCCGGCCGCCGAGCTGCGCGAAATCAGCCTGAACCTGGTATCGACGTTTATTGTGCTGCTGCTCTACGAAAGCCGGCACCTGTTTGAGCAGTGGGAAGCCAACCTGCGCCGCGCCGACCAGCTGGCGCAGGCCGGCACCCAGGCCCAGCTCGATGCCCTGGCCCAGCAGCTCGACCCGCATTTTCTCTTCAACTCCCTCAACACCCTGGCCGCCCTCATCGAGCCCGGCAATGAGCCCGCCCAGCACTACGTGGAGGGGCTAGCCGACGTGTACCGCTACGTGCTGCTGAGCCGCGAGCGCCCCACCGTGCCGCTGGCCGAGGAGCTGGCTTTTGTGCAAACCTACGTGGCGCTGCAAAAAGTACGCTTTCGCGACAACGTGCAGGTGCACTATGAGGTGGCCGAGGCCGCGCTGGCCCGGCGCGTGGCCCCGCTCAGCGTGCAGGTGCTGGTCGAGAATGCGCTCAAGCACAACGAGGCCTCGCGGGCCCGCCCACTGCACCTGCGCCTGGTGGCCGATGCCGCCGGCCTGCGCGTCGAAAACACCTGGCAGCCCCGCGCCGCCGGGCTAGCCCCCGGCACCGGCACGGGGCTAGCCAACGTGCGCCAGCGCTATGCCCTGCTCGGGGCTAGCCAGCCCGTGCGGGTGCAGCAGGCGGGCGGCATCTTTGCCGTAACCTTGCCGCTGCTGCCTGCCTAG
- a CDS encoding TlpA disulfide reductase family protein: MLRIRTFGHAFIYRQLPLLLLAGLPLAGWAQRPAPLPFKAPAFREAAPAPVAGGTTVSGHVDQPTTRTISLSYGPDWRGHLTQTVEAKLSPAGDFRLVLAGLAAPTEARLGYDNTYATLYLTPGDALRLTFEPSRFERTLAFAGRGANANNYLTQSALATSQDDEAGRTPDARAGRLSAAELRRVADGYRQQRLAALTAYAAAKPLPAAFVHQQRQAIDAEWASSLLSYTSRQSAERRQGGYATLPVGYYDFLREMQLERQDSALAQSAFQSLLMTYGFTQLNDEDGNLPTGRDAGRRLYQKATDVLGDGRVRDVAVGQYLLGRVESAHTDIRPLLPDFRAHNHDSTIARAVRQAVRAHLALATGQPAPDFTLADASGKKVSLSSLRGKVVYLDFWATWCAPCLAEMPASLELRKKFAGRDVVFLYVSLDGQAADWQNYLATKQVASPNAVQLHDGGAFNGAAPKAFNVQAIPSYWLIGRDGRIRANNPPRPSTSPAIDNALEQALKP; this comes from the coding sequence ATGCTACGTATTCGGACCTTTGGGCACGCCTTTATTTATCGACAGTTGCCGTTGCTGCTGCTAGCCGGGCTGCCGCTGGCTGGGTGGGCCCAGCGCCCGGCCCCGCTGCCATTTAAAGCCCCGGCATTTCGGGAGGCGGCGCCCGCGCCGGTGGCGGGCGGCACCACCGTGAGCGGCCACGTCGACCAGCCTACTACCCGCACCATCAGCCTTAGCTACGGCCCCGACTGGCGCGGCCACCTCACCCAAACGGTAGAAGCGAAGCTGAGCCCGGCCGGTGATTTTCGGCTGGTGCTGGCCGGCCTGGCCGCACCCACCGAGGCCCGGCTAGGGTATGATAACACCTACGCCACGCTCTACCTCACGCCCGGCGATGCCCTGCGCCTCACCTTCGAACCCAGCCGCTTCGAGCGCACCCTGGCCTTTGCCGGGCGCGGCGCCAATGCCAACAACTACTTGACCCAGAGTGCGCTGGCTACCAGCCAAGACGACGAAGCCGGCCGCACCCCTGATGCCCGCGCCGGCCGCCTCAGTGCCGCCGAGCTGCGCCGCGTGGCCGATGGCTACCGCCAGCAGCGGCTGGCCGCCCTCACGGCCTACGCGGCGGCCAAGCCGCTGCCCGCCGCCTTCGTGCATCAGCAGCGCCAGGCCATCGACGCTGAGTGGGCCAGCTCGCTGCTCAGCTACACCTCGCGGCAGTCGGCCGAGCGGCGGCAGGGTGGCTACGCCACGCTGCCGGTGGGCTACTACGATTTTCTGCGCGAAATGCAGCTCGAACGCCAGGATTCGGCTCTGGCCCAGAGTGCTTTTCAGAGCTTACTGATGACCTACGGCTTCACCCAACTCAATGATGAGGACGGCAACCTGCCCACCGGCCGCGATGCGGGCCGCCGCCTCTACCAGAAGGCAACCGATGTGCTCGGCGATGGCCGCGTGCGCGACGTGGCCGTGGGCCAGTACCTACTGGGCAGGGTCGAGAGCGCGCACACCGACATCCGCCCGCTGCTGCCCGATTTCCGGGCCCACAACCACGACTCGACCATTGCCCGCGCCGTGCGCCAGGCCGTGCGGGCCCACCTGGCCCTGGCCACTGGCCAGCCCGCGCCCGATTTTACCCTGGCCGACGCCAGCGGCAAAAAAGTGTCGCTCAGCAGCCTGCGGGGCAAGGTGGTGTACCTCGATTTTTGGGCTACCTGGTGCGCGCCCTGCCTGGCTGAGATGCCAGCCAGCCTCGAATTACGCAAGAAATTTGCCGGCCGCGACGTGGTTTTTCTCTACGTATCGCTCGATGGCCAGGCTGCCGACTGGCAAAACTACTTGGCTACCAAGCAGGTGGCTAGCCCCAACGCCGTGCAGCTGCACGACGGTGGCGCGTTTAATGGCGCGGCTCCCAAAGCCTTTAACGTGCAGGCCATTCCCAGCTATTGGCTCATTGGGCGCGATGGCCGCATCCGGGCCAACAATCCGCCCCGGCCTTCTACCAGCCCCGCCATCGACAACGCCCTGGAGCAGGCATTGAAACCTTAG
- a CDS encoding ABA4-like family protein encodes MLTPDFLFSVANPLALLGWALLVLAPRWRFTKILVVSGVWPLGLALAYAVLIATHYLGPHGSEGGFGSLAQVAALFQDPWALLAGWVHYLCFDLFTGAWEVRDAQRRGVPHWALVPALGLTFLFGPVGLLVYFGARRLFGQDAFSQSLTNQTHENALTR; translated from the coding sequence ATGCTCACCCCCGATTTCCTGTTTTCCGTGGCCAACCCGCTCGCGCTGCTGGGCTGGGCGCTGCTGGTGCTGGCTCCGCGCTGGCGCTTTACCAAAATACTGGTAGTCAGCGGGGTGTGGCCTTTGGGGCTGGCCCTAGCCTACGCGGTGCTTATTGCCACGCACTACCTGGGGCCGCACGGCAGCGAAGGCGGCTTTGGGTCGCTGGCGCAGGTAGCGGCGCTGTTTCAAGACCCCTGGGCGCTGCTGGCGGGCTGGGTACATTACCTGTGCTTCGACCTCTTTACCGGGGCCTGGGAAGTGCGCGATGCCCAGCGGCGCGGCGTGCCGCACTGGGCGCTGGTGCCGGCGCTGGGGCTCACATTTTTGTTTGGGCCGGTGGGGCTGCTGGTGTATTTCGGCGCGCGCCGCCTGTTCGGACAAGATGCTTTTTCTCAATCTCTTACCAATCAAACCCATGAAAACGCTCTCACTCGCTAA